CTCGGTAACCTGGTCGGCGGAGTTGCACACGAACTGAATACGCCGATCGGCAACGGCGTGATGGCCGTATCGACAGTCTATGATCACGTCTGCGAGTTTCGTCGACGGATGGAGAGCGGCCTGTGGCGGCCGTCACTGGAGGCGTTTGTCGATCGCGTCGAACGCGGCAGTGAAATTGCGGTGCGCAATCTAGAGCGGGCGAACGAACTGCTCGCCAGTTTCAAGCAGGTGGCGATCGACCAGGCCAGTGCGCAACGCCGCCAGTTCGTGCTTTCCGAAGTAGTTGACGAAATTCTCTTGACCCTGCAACCCACCTTCAAGCGCACATCGTTCAAACTACGCTGCCAGATTCCCGGAGAACTGATGATGGACAGCTATCCTGGACCGCTCGGGCAGGTGCTGACCAACCTGCTGACCAATGCACTGCTCCATGGCTTCGAGGGAAGAACCAGCGGCCAGGTGGACATTACGGCGGAGCGCCAGGGCGATGGGCGAGTGTGCCTTGAAGTGGCCGACGACGGCATGGGTATCGCGCCGGGCATGCTGGGCCGGATCTTCGACCCGTTTGTGACCAGCAAGCTGGGGCGGGGCGGTAACGGTCTGGGCCTGCATATCGTCTGGAACACCGTGACCGGGGTGCTCGGTGGCAGCATCTCGGTCGACAGCAAGCCCGACCGGGGTACGCGTTTCCGTATAATCCTGCCTGTTGTCGCCCCGAGCCAGCGTCCCACCGACTGAAACATCACGCGTCCAATGCCGCACAGAAAACTCAAAGTCTCCGCCCGGGGCATGTTCGATGCCTACGAAGCCCTGCTCAAGACCCGTGGCTACGTTGCCGACGCCGCCCAGATCGCCGCCGCCAGCGCGTTGCAGGCGCTTTATGGAAATCTGCTCGCATTCAAGGTCGACCGTGGCAGCACGTTCAAGCGCCTGCTGACACCGCCGATGCCACCCAAGGGGCTGTATTTCTGGGGTGGCGTCGGGCGTGGCAAGAGCTTCCTGATGGATTGCTTCTATGACGCGGTTCCCTACCGCCGCAAGAAACGCATCCACTTTCACGCCTTCATGCAGCAGATCCACCGCGATCTCGATCGCTACAAGGGTGGACCCGACCCGATGCTCAGGATTGCCGACCAGATCGCCGACGAGCTACGACTGCTGTGCTTCGACGAGTTTCACGTCTCCGACATCGCCGACGCGATGATTCTCGGTCGCCTGCTCGACGGCCTGTTCGCCAAGGGCGTCATCCTGGTCATGACGTCGAACTATCAGCCCGACCGGCTCTACCCGAACGGCCTGCAGCGGGAGAATTTCTTGCCGACCATTGCTCTCCTCAAGCGTCATCTCGATGTGCTGGAGGTCGAGGCCGGAATCGACTACCGCTTGCGGGCACTCGATAATGTCGAGATCTACCATCATCCCGCCGATGCGGCTGCGGAAAGGAAGATGCTCGACTATTTCCGCATGGTTGCCGGCGAGGACGGCAAGAAGGGCGGCAGTATCGAAGTGCTCGGGCGCGACATCGACACGGTTCGCCGCGGGCATGGCGTGATCTGGTTCGAATTCAGGACACTATGCGGAGGGCCGCGCTCGCAGAATGATTATCTGGAGATCGCCCGTGGCTACCATACCGTGTTGCTCTCGCATGTTCCGCAGATGAACCGGCATCAGGCGTCCGAAGCGCGCCGCTTTACCTGGCTGGTCGATGTCTTCTACGATCATAAGGTCAAGCTGATCGCCACGGCCGATTGCGCGGCGGACGCGCTGTACACCGAAGGCACGCAAGCCGGAGAATTTGCCCGCACGGTCAGTCGGCTGACCGAGATGCACTCCCGCGTGTATCTTGCGTTGCCGCACATCGCGAGCTGAGCATCATGAACGCCCCGACCGTCCCGACCGTCCCGCAAGACCTGGCCATCGACCTGCGTCAACTGGTGATGACGATCGCCAATGCCGTCGACCTCGTCGGCGTCGATGACCTGCTGCATGGTCGCCGGGTCGGCATGCTGGCGCGCGAACTGGGGGGCCAACTCGGGCTCGACGAGAAGGCGCAACTGCTGCTCTACGACGCCGGCCTGCTCCATGACTGCGGCGTTTCGTCGACCCGTGTACATCGTTGCCTGGTGGCCGATCTCGAATGGTCGGGGGCCGAGGCGCATTGCATCCGCGGCGCAGATCTGCTGAATGATTTTGCGCCACTGGCGATCCTGGCGCCGATCATCCGCTACCATCATACGCGCTGGGAAACGCTGCAGCGGGAGACTGCGCTGGCACCAGAGACGGCGTTGTTCGCCAACCTGATCTTTCTCGCCGATCGCATCGATGTCCTGGCGGCTCCGTTCCATGCCGATCAGAGCACGCTGTCGCATGTCGCGGAGATCAGGATGCGGTTGGCGGCCGAACGCGGGCGGCTCTTCGCTCCCGAACTCATCGATGCCTTTCTCGCGTTGTCGGAAGGTGAGGCGTTCTGGCTGGCATTGCAGCCCGATTCGGTGCACCAGTACCAGGCGGAAATGGAATCCCATGGTGAGCTGCGCGTCATCGGCTGGGCCGATCTCGAACGCTGTGCCGACATACTTGCACGCATCATCGACGCCAAGTCGCCCTATACCGAGCAGCACTCGCGCGGCGTTTCGCAACTTTCGCGGCATCTTGCCGAAAAGATGGGTTTCGACGCGATCACCTGCGCAAAGATCGGGGTCGCCGGCCTCTTGCACGACATCGGCAAGCTGCAGATCCCCGACGAGATCATCGAGGGCCGGAGCACCCTCACGGCGCACGAGTTCGACATCATGAAGAGCCACAGCTACGCTACGCGGCAGGTGCTGAAGCGCCTCCATGCCATCGAGGAAATTTCGCGCTGGGCTTCCTGGCATCATGAAACCCCGGATGGTCATGGCTACCCCTTCCATATCGGCGGTGACGCGTTGCCGCTTGAGGCACGCATCATCAATGTCGCCGACGTCTTTCAGGCACTGGCCCAGGATCGTCCCTATCGGCGTCCGCTGGCGCCCGCGGAAATCCTGGCGGTCCTCAAGAAGCGCGCCGCTCAGGGCCAGGCCGATGCGGCCGTGGTCGCAGTAATCGAAGCCGATCTGGACAATTGCCACCGGATCGCCCTGTGTCGCCAGCGTTGCTGACTGGCGACGACGGCGGGAGCAAGCGGCCGCTTCCAGAGCGCTCACTCTCGTGCGTCGCGTCATCGCTTGTCGGGAATTACGGATGCCGGGCCATGCTGTCGCGGTCGACCGCCAAATATCGGCAAATCCTGAAGTTGGTACGAACGCTGCATCGGTGATGTGGCAAGGATCCGGCGATGTCGCCGACCGTCCTACCAGGTCAACGCTGGTTCTGCTCGCCAGCCTCTATTGCGCGCAGGGACTGCCATCGGGTCTGATCGCCCATTCGCTACCGGTGCTGCTGCGTCAGCACGGCGTCGACCTCGCGGTGATCGGCGTCCTCAAGCTGCTTGCGCTGCCGTGGATGCTCAAGGTGCTGTGGGCGCCCTGGGTGGACCGTATCGCCTCGGAACGCCTCGGCCATCATCGCGGCTGGATACTGCCGCTGCAGACAATCGTCATCCTCTGTGTCGCCAGCCTCGCCCTGATCAATCCGACGACCTTGTTCACGGTTCACTTGCCGTTGCTGCTCTTCGTGATCCTGGTCATCAACATGGCTGCCTCGACCCAGGACATCGCCACCGACGGCCTCACCGTGCGCCTGTTGTCCGAGCGCGGGCGCGGTCTCGGCAACAGCCTGCAGGTCGGCGGCTACAAGGTCGGCATGATCATCAGCGGCAGCGGCCTGCTGATCGTCATTGACCAGCTTGGCTGGAATCTTGGTCTCGCCTTGATCACGCTGTTGCTGCTGTGGTGTACCGTTCCAATCTGGCGTTTCGCCGAACTGCAGTGGATTCCGCATCGGGCAATTGCAGCCGAGAGCGTCCGCGGACCACGCCTGCTGCTGACCCATTACCATGGCCTGCTGGCGCAGCCGGGCATGCTCACCTGGCTGGCGGTGGTCCTGACTTTCAAGCTTGGTGATGCCCTGGGCTCGCCGATGATCAAGCCGATGCTCGTGGATCAGGGCTGGACCAACACCGCTCTTGGCGAGTTGACCCTGATCAGCAGCATTGCCGGCATCGGCGGTGCCGCCCTCGGCGGCTTGCTCTACGCTCGGCTGGGCGCCCGGCGCTCGTTGCTGCTCTTCGGCAGCCTGCAGGCCGCGGGCATCGCGTCGATGGCCTCGCTCGTAAATGGCGGAGGCGACACTGGCTTGGTCTATGTGGTCGCCGTCGGCGAGCAAATCGCCGACGGCATGTCCACCGTTGCCCTGTTCGCGGTCATGATGCAGAAATGCCGCTCCGAGCACGAAGGTGGCGACTTCACTCTGCAAGCCAGCGCCCAGGTCCTGCTCGCCGGCATGGTCGGGGCGGCGAGCGGGGTATTGGCCATGGCGGTCGGCTACGTGACGCTGTTCGTCGTGGCTGGGGCGCTCGGACTGACTGCGCTGACGCCGCTTCTGTGCGGTCTGGTAGAGCTGGAAAGCGCGGATGCCAGGATCTGATTGCGCGATCGGGTATGGAGAGGCGAGGATGTTGCTTCAACCGAATGTACCCGCGTTCGCGCTCCCGGCCGGCAGCTTTCAGCCTCTATCAGGGCCACGGCGTAGCGCTTGGCTGGCTGCCATTGATTCATAGTTTTCCCTTTAAAAACAGTATGAATACGCGATGATCACCAGATTTGTTCTGCGCGGCCACGGGGTTGCATTGATTTTTTTCTTGCCCTTCCTCGCCGCGGCCGCCGAGCCGCTGATTTTCGACAACTGCCTCGATGCCCAGGGCAGGACGGTAGCTGCCGCTGTCGACCGCGAGCAGACCATGCTGGTGCGTAACGAAAGCCAGCAGGGCCAGCCTTTCATCCGCTACAACCCGGACGTGCTGCCGTGGCTCGGTTCGGCCAGTCGGCTGTTCTTCTATGCGCACCAATGTGCCCGCCTTGGACTCCCGGCTGCCGGCCCGGAAAGCGCTCCCGACATCGCCCGCGAGGCGGATTGCCTTGGTCTCGGCGCGCTGCTCGGCAGCAAGTTGCCGCGGAGCGAGGATGTGCCGGCCCTGCAGGCCGCACTCACGTTCAGCGACGCCGAATGGGCCTTCCTGCCCGGACCTCCGCGCGGCTTTGACCTGTCCAGTTGCCGGGTGACCAGTGACGGCGTGCTGCAACTGCCGCTCGCCAGGCAGCCGTCAGTGCGGCAGACGGCCTGGAACAACTGTACCCGTGCCTGTGGTGACAAGCTCTGGGCTTGCCAGAAACGTTGCCGCCACAGCGACTGTGAGCACTGCCTGAGTACCTGCAGCCTCTGCCGGAGCGGTTGCGGCGCTGCTCCGCGGCGCTAGCGTCGGGGGTTGATGATTCCGTGAACGATCATTTCTGCCATGGGTCGACGGGATTGCACGATCGATTTTTAGAGGATGGAATAAACGGCAGACCGGCAGCGCAGATGATGCTGAACGCGATGGAACGTGGGCAACTGGAATCGAGGCGCGTCGGCGCAGGACGGCGCCAGCCTTGGCCATGCGTTCGCAAGTGGTGCCCAATTGTGCTTGCGGGAGCGACAACAAGAGTGTCGCGGCGGTCCGCGCATGGAACGCTCAATTCTGCGCTTTCCGCCAGCCCTTTGCCTCCATGCAGCCGTGCATCCGCCGCACGCTCTCGTTGGTGACCATGCCGTCAACTCCGGGGTAGGTCCGCTGCTTGCAGAACGTCACGTCCTGGTCGTATTCACCGGGCGCGGCGCCGGGCTTCTCCCAGTGCCAGCCCGGGAAGAGCGCGCAACCGGCCAGGCTGGCCAGCAGAATGATGATTGGCGTTGCTGATCTCATGGCCAGGATTCTACCCCGAGCGGCGCCTTGCACGCCTTACATCAGGATCGCGAACAGGCTGCTGTAGTCATCCTGCCACGGCCGGAAACCCGGCTTGTCGGCCAGCAGTTTGGCATCTTCGAATCCTTGGTGGCAGAAGAAGGTGTCATCCTGGGCGATCAGTGCCCAACGGGAGCGGAAGATGCCGTTCTCGCGGTCGTCGTCGTGATCGACGATGCGCGCGGGCCGGCCCAGGTGGTCGGCGGCAGCCTTGATCACGGGGCGAAGGTCGAGGAAGCGGTTGGTGATGTGCACCGCGAGGACGCCGTCGGGCTTCAGGTGGCGGAAATAGAGTTCGAAGGCCTGGCGGGTCAATAGATGAACGGGCACCGAATCGCCCGAGAAGGCATCGACGATCAGCACGTCGAACTGCTGCGGCGGCTCGGCTTCCAGTTGCAGGCGGGCATCGCCGAGGATGATGTCGGTCTGTGCCCGGGTTTGCGCGAGGAAGCTGAAGTGGCTGCGGGCCACGTCGATGACCAGCGGATCGATGTCGTAGAGGCGGTAGTAGTCACCGGCGCGGCCGTAGGCGACGAGCGTGCCGATGCCGATGCCAACGACGCCGACGCGCAACGGGCCGCTGCCAGCCTTGGCGAGCAGCGCCTTGCCGGCGCCGCCTTCACTGCTGTAATAGGTGGTCGGCGACAGCGCCTTGTCGGCCGCGATGAACTGCCGACCATGGATGATCTGGCCGTGCAGCATGGTGCGGAAGCCGGTTTCCGGGTTGCTATGGACGGTCAGGGTGCCGTAGAAGTTGCGCAGCAGGGCGTCGGCGCCGCTGTTTTCCGCGACGTGGTCGGCCACGCGCACGCCAGTCAGCGCGATGAGGATGAGCGCACTGCCGGCGCCGGCAGCCAGTCGCCAGCGCCGCTCCCCGACGGGCAGCGTCGCGATGACGGCGATGGCAACAACCAGTCCGGTGAGCACGATGGCGATCGAGAGTTCATAGTGGCTGTTGAAGAAATACGGAGCGACGACGCCGACAAAAAAGCCACCGAGGGCGCCGCCGGCGGCGAGCATCAGGAAATAGGTGGTCAGTTGCGCGGGATGCGGCTGAAGCCTGGCGAGTTCGCCGTGGCATGCCATGCAGGCGACGAAGAAGGCGACGAGGTTGATCCCCATCGACAACTGAATCGGCAGCGCGCTCAAGCCCAGGGTCGGCAGCCAGGCCAGGGCGGCCAGGCTGACGACGAGCAGCGGCAGGTACACAGCGCGCCGGTACCAGCAGCGGCTCCCGAAGGCGAGAATGAAGGAAAGCAGGTAGAGGCTGAGCGGGGCTACCCAGAGCAACGGGATGGGGGCGATGTTCTCGGTCAGGAAGCTGGTGTTGGCGACCATCAGTATCGATGGGCAGGCAGCCAGCGCCGCCCACAGCATTAGCTGGCGGCCGGTGATCGGCTGAATGTCATCGTGGTGCTTGAGCGCCAGGGGCTGGCTGTTGCGTCCGCGCCAGGCGAGCAGGCCGCAGGAGACGACGAAGGTGGCGAAAAGCCCCGACCATGCCCATGACTGCAGGCGCGTCGGTAGTACCGGTTCGATGGCGAGGGGATAGGCGATCAGCGCCAGCATCGAGCCGAAGTTGGAGAGTGCGAACAACCGGTAGGGAACCTGGCCGGAACGCTCGCGGGCGAACCACGCCTGGACCAACGGGCCGGTGGTCGATAGCACGAAGTAAGGGAGGCCGATCGAGGCGAGAAGCAGTCCAAGGATGCGCAGTGTCGGGTTTTCGGCGCCAGTCGGTTTCCAGGCGTCACTCGGGGAGATCGGCATGACCAGCAGACTGGCGAGCAGCAGGACAATGTGCAACTGACTCTGGCGGCGCGGCGAAAGGCGGGCGACGATCCAGTGGGAATAAAGGTAGCCGAGCAGCAGGATCATCTGGAAGAAGAGCATGCACGTCGTCCACACCGACGCCGATCCGCCGAACCACGGCAGGATCATCTTGCCGATCATCGGCTGTACCTGAAAGAGCAGGAAGGCGCTGAGAAATATTGTCAGCCCGTAGTGGAAGGTCAAACGCAGGTCGATTTTCATCGGAGTTGTCGCTGGTGGCGCAAGCACGCCCTGTTAAGAGAAGACCGCCTCGCGCACTGTCGAGACCCAGGCATTGCGACTGACTGGCAAGCCGCACGGCTCCGCGATGGCATTGATGGCACCAATGCCGGAATCGCAAAGTGTGCGGGGAAGGCTACGACTTCCTGTCGGCAATGTCGACATAGAATGCCTGAATCCGGGACATGTCGGCATCGATGTCGCCCATTGTCGCGAACAGGGGGCCGATGCCGGCCAATTTTTGCCGGAAGTCCAGATAACCCAGGGCGATCGGCACGCCAGCGCCGTGGGCGATGAAGTAGAAGCCGGTTTTCCAGTGCCTGACCTTGCCGCGCGTGCCCTCGGGGGAAATAATCACGGTCAGGCGTTGGCTGCGCTGAAATGCCTCGATTGTGCCTTGCACCAGATTACCGCAGCGTTCCCGGTTCACCGGAATGCCTCCCAACCAACGCATCAAGCCGGCGCCAATCGGCGGGAAGAGGCTGGATTTTCCCATCCAGTAGACCCTCAGACGCAACGCAAAACAGACCATCAGGGTCACGGGAAAATCCCAGTTGCTGGTATGCGGGGCGGCAATCAGCACGTACTTGGGGACGTCAGGCGCGCGGCCTTCGATGCGCCATCCCGACAGCCACAATATAAGCCGCGACAGCCAGTGCATCAGAGTGTTGATGATGGGAGTGTCGAAGATTGTCGAATGCATCGGCTGGTCGTTCCGGAAGTGGCAGGCGAGGGCACGTGGCTCGCGTAGCCATCCGGTCAATGGTTGAGACTCGGGGGCAGTGGAAGATACCCCAGATTCGGCTTGGGTGGGGATTGGCCTCATCCAGCGGGATGAAATTCCTGCTTCCGCGAACTCTGGAATCCGCGAGTATCGGTACACCAGGGTTCGGCATGCACAATACGGACCGATGCCACGGGCCAGCCGTCCGCGGTCAACCACGAAATCTGTTCATTTTTCATCGTCGACCGTGATAGTCGCCGGGTGGCCCGGGTCCGCGACCGCAACTGGGCGGCGCGCAAGTCGACTCCCACCCTGGATCATTTCGCTTTTGACTCCGCCTGGCGGATCGAGGCGGAATGGCAGTTGCTGTCACTGCCGTGCAAGATGGAGGTAGTCGATGTCGGTCAGCGACAAGGAGGTTTTCTTCGCCTTCCGTGATGCGAGCCGCGGCAGGGAGACCTACGGCGCCGGGTGCTTCCTGAAGGCACCTGCCGCGGTCGACGGCAAAATTGCCCTCGAATTCAACTTCATCTGCAAACCGCCCTGCGCTATCACGCCTTTTGCCACGTGCCCGTTGTCGCCCCGGAGAACTGGCTGCCGTTCGCCGTGCCGGTGGGCGAGAAGAAATGGGCCGTGGGTATTTAGACGCGGGGTTCGTTATGGCTTGCCAGCGCCTGGCTCTGCGTCTTGATCAGATGTTGCAGGATCGCCATCAGCGCGGCGGCGGTCATACCCAGCATGAGCACGCCGTTCAGCGCCTCGAGGGGGCCAAGCAGTTTGTGTTCCTTGCTCATGACGATGTCGCCGTAACCGAGCGAGGTAAAATTGACGGCCGAGTGGTAGATCGCCTCGTAGAGTTCCCCGAACTCGCCGAGCCACAGGAAGAGCGCACCCCAGAGGGCGATCTGCAGGAAATTGCCGACCATCATCACCAGCATGGCGACCAGCAGCGGACGGATGCCAGCGAGAAAGCCGGGCTGTGCCGGCCCGTCAGCCGCCTGCCGAATGTAGTAGCGGACGCACCAGAAGGCGACCGCCACCTGCAGGATCAGGCAGAGCAGCATGGCCGGCAGGCCGATCAGATAGTTACTCAGTGTCATGCGCTTTCCTCCATGGTGTTGCAGGGTGGTTTGGCGGCCGGCGCCCGCGCGGCGCGCCAGCGCTCGAGCAGCCACACGGTACCCCAGGCGTAGAGCGCGACGGCGACGAAGAGGCCGGTGCGGACGGTTGATGCCTGGAGCACGCTCTTGCCGCTGGCGCTGTCCTCGATCGCCGGGCCGAGCAGGATCAGCGCCGTGATCAGCGCGTTGCTCCAGAACGAGGGGCGGAATGCCGTGCGCCGCGTGCCGAAGATGCCCGATCCTACCCACAGCGCGGCCGCCGTCAGCCACAGCATGAGCATCCACAGGTTGGGCAGCAAAGAAAGGCCGAGCCAGACCAGCGCGGCGATCAGCGCGCCCATCAGGGTCGAGCCGACCAGTTCGCGGCCGGCGTGGCGGGCGTCGGTTTCCCCGGCCTGCTGGCCGAGGGCGACCGTCTTCAGAATTGCCGCCAGGTAGAGCGAAGGATTGGTCAGGGCGAGGATGAAGACCGGCATGACGATCAGCACCGCGCGCAGGGCGATCCAGCGTGCCGCCTCGGTGGTCATGGTCGGCGCCCCGGCGGCGCTGCCGGCGGGACCGGGTGCATCGGGAAACAGGGCGTTGGAGAGACTGCTGACCAGCGTTCCGGTGCCGATCCCGATGGCCAGTGTCAGACTCAACATGCCGATCAGCGCCTGGTCGGCGACACCGACGACCGGGATCAGGGCGAAGGCGATGACGAGGATCATGGTGAGCGGGCTGCCGCTGCGCAGCCCCATGAGAAAGATGCCATACAGCACCCCGGCCGTCAGCAGGATACCGGCGACCGCGTAGTGCTCAAGCAGCGGGACCATGACCACGCCGGCGGCCACCAGCGCGGCGAAGGCCAGCGCCGCGACGGCGCCCTTGAGCAGCGGCAGCGGCGGGCCCGGCTTGCACAGTACAAGCACGGCCATCACGCAGACGACGAAGGGCATTGGCAGCGCGAACCCGTAGGCGATCAGGACGGCGAGGCCGAGTCCGCTCGCCAGGCGCAGGGTGGCCTTGTCAGCGCGCTGCATGGCCGGCGCTCAGTAGAGGTAGGAGAGCCAGCTCATGACTCGAATGTAGGCGGCGGCGAGCAGGTTCATCACCGGGTTGTCTCCGGTGTAGACCAGCACGTCGGCCTGCCCACCGATGCGCGCGCCGTGCAGGCGGTCGCGTTCGGCGGGGTCGAACTCGATCGCCACCGGGAAGCGTTGCGCCTGACGCAGCCAGTCGCGGCTGTTCTGCACCGTCGGCAGGGCGCCCGGGGAGCCGGCCTGGCCGCTCTCGACGCCGCCGCCGATGCTGCGGACGCGGCCCTTGAACACCTCGCCCGGCATGACGTCGAGGACGATGGCGACCTCGTCGCCGGGATCGATGTTGCCGAGGTTGTTCTCGGTCATGTCGGCGCTGATCCACAGGTCGTGCAGCGCGATCAGCGTCATCAGCGGCGTTCCGGCGGCCGCGAAATAACCCACGTCGAGCTGGAGGTCGGTGACGGTGCCGCGCGCCGGGGCGACGATGCGAGTTCGCGCCAAGTCGAGCTCGGCTTTTTCCACGGCCTTGCGGGCGCTCTGCAACTGGGCATTGGCATCGCCGCTGTCGCCAGCGGATTCCTGCGCCTTGCGCAGGTCGGCCTCGGCCCGCTTGGCCTTGGCCCGCGATTCCTCGCGGGTCGACTGGGCAATTTCCAGGCGGCGCACCGAGATGGCGCCAGGGTCTTCGGCATACAGCCGCTCCTGACGGCTGGCATCCTTTTCCGCCATGTCGCGGTTGGCCTCGGCTGCCTGCAGCGAAGCACGGGCGGCGTCGACGGCGGCCGCCGAGGCGTTGACCGAGCGCCGCACCGACTCGTGATCGGCGCGAGCGCGCTGCAGGGCGATTTCGTACTGGCCGGGGTCGATGTCGAACAGCGGCTGGCCCGGCTCGACCTCGTCGTTGTTGC
This window of the Candidatus Dechloromonas phosphoritropha genome carries:
- a CDS encoding AFG1 family ATPase translates to MPHRKLKVSARGMFDAYEALLKTRGYVADAAQIAAASALQALYGNLLAFKVDRGSTFKRLLTPPMPPKGLYFWGGVGRGKSFLMDCFYDAVPYRRKKRIHFHAFMQQIHRDLDRYKGGPDPMLRIADQIADELRLLCFDEFHVSDIADAMILGRLLDGLFAKGVILVMTSNYQPDRLYPNGLQRENFLPTIALLKRHLDVLEVEAGIDYRLRALDNVEIYHHPADAAAERKMLDYFRMVAGEDGKKGGSIEVLGRDIDTVRRGHGVIWFEFRTLCGGPRSQNDYLEIARGYHTVLLSHVPQMNRHQASEARRFTWLVDVFYDHKVKLIATADCAADALYTEGTQAGEFARTVSRLTEMHSRVYLALPHIAS
- a CDS encoding HD domain-containing protein, which produces MNAPTVPTVPQDLAIDLRQLVMTIANAVDLVGVDDLLHGRRVGMLARELGGQLGLDEKAQLLLYDAGLLHDCGVSSTRVHRCLVADLEWSGAEAHCIRGADLLNDFAPLAILAPIIRYHHTRWETLQRETALAPETALFANLIFLADRIDVLAAPFHADQSTLSHVAEIRMRLAAERGRLFAPELIDAFLALSEGEAFWLALQPDSVHQYQAEMESHGELRVIGWADLERCADILARIIDAKSPYTEQHSRGVSQLSRHLAEKMGFDAITCAKIGVAGLLHDIGKLQIPDEIIEGRSTLTAHEFDIMKSHSYATRQVLKRLHAIEEISRWASWHHETPDGHGYPFHIGGDALPLEARIINVADVFQALAQDRPYRRPLAPAEILAVLKKRAAQGQADAAVVAVIEADLDNCHRIALCRQRC
- a CDS encoding MFS transporter encodes the protein MWQGSGDVADRPTRSTLVLLASLYCAQGLPSGLIAHSLPVLLRQHGVDLAVIGVLKLLALPWMLKVLWAPWVDRIASERLGHHRGWILPLQTIVILCVASLALINPTTLFTVHLPLLLFVILVINMAASTQDIATDGLTVRLLSERGRGLGNSLQVGGYKVGMIISGSGLLIVIDQLGWNLGLALITLLLLWCTVPIWRFAELQWIPHRAIAAESVRGPRLLLTHYHGLLAQPGMLTWLAVVLTFKLGDALGSPMIKPMLVDQGWTNTALGELTLISSIAGIGGAALGGLLYARLGARRSLLLFGSLQAAGIASMASLVNGGGDTGLVYVVAVGEQIADGMSTVALFAVMMQKCRSEHEGGDFTLQASAQVLLAGMVGAASGVLAMAVGYVTLFVVAGALGLTALTPLLCGLVELESADARI
- a CDS encoding spermidine synthase — encoded protein: MKIDLRLTFHYGLTIFLSAFLLFQVQPMIGKMILPWFGGSASVWTTCMLFFQMILLLGYLYSHWIVARLSPRRQSQLHIVLLLASLLVMPISPSDAWKPTGAENPTLRILGLLLASIGLPYFVLSTTGPLVQAWFARERSGQVPYRLFALSNFGSMLALIAYPLAIEPVLPTRLQSWAWSGLFATFVVSCGLLAWRGRNSQPLALKHHDDIQPITGRQLMLWAALAACPSILMVANTSFLTENIAPIPLLWVAPLSLYLLSFILAFGSRCWYRRAVYLPLLVVSLAALAWLPTLGLSALPIQLSMGINLVAFFVACMACHGELARLQPHPAQLTTYFLMLAAGGALGGFFVGVVAPYFFNSHYELSIAIVLTGLVVAIAVIATLPVGERRWRLAAGAGSALILIALTGVRVADHVAENSGADALLRNFYGTLTVHSNPETGFRTMLHGQIIHGRQFIAADKALSPTTYYSSEGGAGKALLAKAGSGPLRVGVVGIGIGTLVAYGRAGDYYRLYDIDPLVIDVARSHFSFLAQTRAQTDIILGDARLQLEAEPPQQFDVLIVDAFSGDSVPVHLLTRQAFELYFRHLKPDGVLAVHITNRFLDLRPVIKAAADHLGRPARIVDHDDDRENGIFRSRWALIAQDDTFFCHQGFEDAKLLADKPGFRPWQDDYSSLFAILM
- a CDS encoding lysophospholipid acyltransferase family protein; the encoded protein is MHSTIFDTPIINTLMHWLSRLILWLSGWRIEGRAPDVPKYVLIAAPHTSNWDFPVTLMVCFALRLRVYWMGKSSLFPPIGAGLMRWLGGIPVNRERCGNLVQGTIEAFQRSQRLTVIISPEGTRGKVRHWKTGFYFIAHGAGVPIALGYLDFRQKLAGIGPLFATMGDIDADMSRIQAFYVDIADRKS
- a CDS encoding DUF1684 domain-containing protein, producing MSVSDKEVFFAFRDASRGRETYGAGCFLKAPAAVDGKIALEFNFICKPPCAITPFATCPLSPRRTGCRSPCRWARRNGPWVFRRGVRYGLPAPGSAS
- a CDS encoding two pore domain potassium channel family protein; amino-acid sequence: MTLSNYLIGLPAMLLCLILQVAVAFWCVRYYIRQAADGPAQPGFLAGIRPLLVAMLVMMVGNFLQIALWGALFLWLGEFGELYEAIYHSAVNFTSLGYGDIVMSKEHKLLGPLEALNGVLMLGMTAAALMAILQHLIKTQSQALASHNEPRV
- a CDS encoding DUF2955 domain-containing protein; protein product: MQRADKATLRLASGLGLAVLIAYGFALPMPFVVCVMAVLVLCKPGPPLPLLKGAVAALAFAALVAAGVVMVPLLEHYAVAGILLTAGVLYGIFLMGLRSGSPLTMILVIAFALIPVVGVADQALIGMLSLTLAIGIGTGTLVSSLSNALFPDAPGPAGSAAGAPTMTTEAARWIALRAVLIVMPVFILALTNPSLYLAAILKTVALGQQAGETDARHAGRELVGSTLMGALIAALVWLGLSLLPNLWMLMLWLTAAALWVGSGIFGTRRTAFRPSFWSNALITALILLGPAIEDSASGKSVLQASTVRTGLFVAVALYAWGTVWLLERWRAARAPAAKPPCNTMEESA
- a CDS encoding HlyD family secretion protein encodes the protein MTPDSPVPQPAPDTGRGTRIGALAVAVLIVVSLLLYFIGDRLTPHTSQARFQAFVVPVAAEVPGKVLKVHVRNNDEVEPGQPLFDIDPGQYEIALQRARADHESVRRSVNASAAAVDAARASLQAAEANRDMAEKDASRQERLYAEDPGAISVRRLEIAQSTREESRAKAKRAEADLRKAQESAGDSGDANAQLQSARKAVEKAELDLARTRIVAPARGTVTDLQLDVGYFAAAGTPLMTLIALHDLWISADMTENNLGNIDPGDEVAIVLDVMPGEVFKGRVRSIGGGVESGQAGSPGALPTVQNSRDWLRQAQRFPVAIEFDPAERDRLHGARIGGQADVLVYTGDNPVMNLLAAAYIRVMSWLSYLY